The following DNA comes from Candidatus Stoquefichus sp. SB1.
TTTTATATAAGTTTTTCCATTATACATTGTCACTTTATCAGTTAAAGTCTTCACTCTTGCAATACATTCAGCTTTCACTTCATCAGTTTCATCATTTTTTAAACGATATGCAATAATTTTTCCTACTTCTCTAAAATCCTCTTCATTAAATCCTTTTGTTGTCATAGCAGGTGTTCCGACACGAATACCACTTGCTTTAAAAGGTTTTTCAGTATCAAAAGGAATGGCATTCTTATTAGCAGTAATATTAATTTCATCAAGTAATCTTTCTGCCTTTTTACCACTAATACCACAACTTGCTTTCACATCAATTAATAAAAGATGATTATCTGTTCCTCCAGCAACAAGTCTAAATCCTTCTTCTTTTAAAGATTCTTCTAAAGCCTTCGCATTTTTAATAATCTGTGAAGCATATTCTTTAAATTCAGGTTGTAATGCTTCATGGAAACAAGCTGCTTTTGCAGCAATAATATGCATTAAAGGTCCACCTTGCATACCAGGGAAAACTGCTCTATCAATGTCAGCTGCAAATTCCTCTTTACACATAATAACTCCACCACGAGGTCCTCTTAATGTCTTATGCGTTGTCGTTGTCACAATATCTGCATGTGGGAATGGTGATGGATGTAATCCCGCAGCTACTAATCCAGCAATATGTGCCATATCAACCATAAATAATGCGCCATTATCATGAGCCACACGAGCCATAAATTCAAAATCAATAATTCTTGAATAGGCACTTGCTCCGGCAACAACTAATTTAGGCTTAATTTCTTCAACCTTTTTTTGATAATCTTCATAATCAATTGTTTCACTCTCTTGACTTACACCATAACTATAAAAATCATAATTAATACCAGAATAATTTAATGGATGACCATGTGTTAAATGCCCTCCATCAGCAAGTGACATCCCTAAAACTTTATCACCATGTTGCAATAAAGCTAAATAAACAGCTGTATTTGCTTGCGCACCACTATGAGGCTGTACATTCGCATGTTCACAGCCAAATAATGCTTTTAAACGATCTCTGGCAATATTCTCTACTTCATCAACAAAACCACAACCACCATAATATCTTTTTCCTGGATATCCTTCAGCATATTTATTTGTTAAAACTGATCCAGCTAATTCTAGAATTTGTTCAGAAACAAAATTCTCTGAAGCAATTAATTCAATATTATTTCTTTGTCTATTTAATTCTCTTTCAACACTTTCAAATATTTCTGTATCCCTCATGATTTATTCCTCCTCTAAAGCCATCATTTTTTGAATTCTCTGATCATGACGTCCACCTTCATAATCAGTATTTAACCAAGCATTTAAAATTTCAACTGCTAAACCTTCACCAATAACTCTTTGACCCATAGCAATCATATTTGTATCATTATGAGCTCTTGTTGCTTTTGCACTAAAAACGTCATGAACCAAAGCACAACGTATTCCTTTGACTTTATTAGCTGTAATTGAAACACCAATCCCTGTTCCACATACAACAACACCTTTGTCACATTCCCCCGAAGCAACAGCCTTAGCAGCTTTTGATGCATAATCTGGATAATCACAGCTTTCTTCATTGTAAGTTCCAAAATCAACGACTTCATACCCCTGTTTACTCATTTCTTCCATTAATACATTCTTTAAACGCAACCCACCATGATCACATGCTACTGCAATTTTCATTT
Coding sequences within:
- the glyA gene encoding serine hydroxymethyltransferase; protein product: MRDTEIFESVERELNRQRNNIELIASENFVSEQILELAGSVLTNKYAEGYPGKRYYGGCGFVDEVENIARDRLKALFGCEHANVQPHSGAQANTAVYLALLQHGDKVLGMSLADGGHLTHGHPLNYSGINYDFYSYGVSQESETIDYEDYQKKVEEIKPKLVVAGASAYSRIIDFEFMARVAHDNGALFMVDMAHIAGLVAAGLHPSPFPHADIVTTTTHKTLRGPRGGVIMCKEEFAADIDRAVFPGMQGGPLMHIIAAKAACFHEALQPEFKEYASQIIKNAKALEESLKEEGFRLVAGGTDNHLLLIDVKASCGISGKKAERLLDEINITANKNAIPFDTEKPFKASGIRVGTPAMTTKGFNEEDFREVGKIIAYRLKNDETDEVKAECIARVKTLTDKVTMYNGKTYIK
- the rpiB gene encoding ribose 5-phosphate isomerase B; the protein is MKIAVACDHGGLRLKNVLMEEMSKQGYEVVDFGTYNEESCDYPDYASKAAKAVASGECDKGVVVCGTGIGVSITANKVKGIRCALVHDVFSAKATRAHNDTNMIAMGQRVIGEGLAVEILNAWLNTDYEGGRHDQRIQKMMALEEE